The Candidatus Omnitrophota bacterium genomic sequence GATTAGCGGAGGCGCTATTATGAGGGTCGGCATAGGTTACGATATACACAGGCTGGTCGAGGAACGGAAACTTTTTCTGGGGGGAGTTGAAATACCGTATATTAAGGGGCTTCTGGGATATTCGGACGGTGATGTCGTTATGCACGCGATAGCGGACGCGATGCTGGGCGCTCTTGCCCTCGGCGATATAGGGCAGCATTTTCCCAATACCGATCCCAAATACAAGGGCATATCCAGCGGTGAACTGGTTAAAAAAGTGCTTATAATGGTTAAAGAGAAAAACTTTGTGGTGAATAACGTTGACACTATGATACTTGCCGAAGAGCCGAAGGTATTTCCGTTCAGAGACAGGATGGTCGAGGTATTATCAGCAGTATTGGGTGTCGCTAAAGATAGGATTAACATAAAAGCAACTACCGCCGAAGGCGTCGGCGCGATAGGCAAAGGCGAAGCGATATCCGCATATGCCGTAGTGACACTGGAAGAGAAGGAGTGACAATATGACCGTATGCATACATGTGGTATTTAATATTCTGCTGATCTTTGTCGCGTTCTGGGCCATTATCGCGATATCTTTTCGCGGAGAGATAAAGGCCGTTTTCGATCGCGATCCCGCGGCGGTTAATTTTCTCGAGGTACTGCTAACGTATTCGGGCCTTCACGCGATAATCTTCTACAGGATAGCCCACTCGCTCCGGCGATTTAAAATACCGTTCTTCCCGAGGTGGCTGTCTCAAGTAGGGAAGTTCTTTACCGGTATCGAAATACATCCCGGCGCCGAAATAGGCAGCGGGTTCTTCATCGACCACGGCATGGGCGTGGTCATAGGCGAGACTACGGTGATAGGTGATAACGTGCTTCTATACCAGGGCGTTACGCTCGGGGGAACTGGCTTGCAGAAAGGCAAGAGACATCCCACTATCGGGAATAACGTTGTCATAGGCGCGGGCGCCAAAGTCCTCGGCAATATAACTATAGGTGATAGCTCATATATCGGAGCGAACGCGGTTGTCATTAGAGATGTGCCGCCCAACTCTACGGTAGTGGGAGTGCCCGGACGCGTTACGAAACAGGACGGAAAAAAGCTGGATGTGAGCCTTGACCACATGCATGTGCTCGATCCGATACTTCAGGAGATAGACGAGCTTAAGAAGAAGATCGAAACGTTGGAGAAGAGGGGAGATTAAGCGCGCCGTGAAGGTATATAATTCGCTCACAAGGAAGAAAGAAGAACTTGTGACGATAGCGAAGGATAAAGTAGGCATATATGTTTGCGGCCCCACCGTATATGACGAACCTCATATAGGACACGCCAGGAGCGCTTACATATTCGATGTCATAAGACGTTACTTGAAGCACAAGGGCTACCAGGTGAAATTTGTGCGTAACGTCACGGATGTCGACGACAAGATTATCAATAAGGCTAAAGAAGCTGTCAGCCATCAGCCATCAGCTTTCAGCTTGGTGGAGGCCTCGAAAGAGGTCTCGAAGAAATACCTCGACTCATACCATCGCGACATGGATCTCCTTGGCATCGGCCATCCCGATAAAGAACCAAAAGCCACAGAGTATATTCCGAAGATGATACGGTTCATCGAGAACCTGATAGAGAGGGAGGCCGCTTATATTGCCGATGGAGACGTATATTTTGATATAAAGAAAGCGAAAGATTACGGTAAGCTCTCCAATCAGAATATAGAGAAGATGGAGACGGGCGCCCGTATTTTGCCGGGAGAGAAGAAGAAGGATGGCCTGGATTTCGCCCTCTGGAAAAGCGCAAAAGAGGGCGAGCCCTGTTGGGACAGCCCGTGGGGAAAAGGGCGGCCCGGATGGCATATCGAATGCTCGGTTATGAGCTCCGATATCCTTGGGGATGAATTCGATATACACGGCGGCGGTATAGACCTTATATTCCCCCATCATGAGAATGAAGTGGCGCAGTCCGAAGGAGCCGGCAAGGCTTTCGCGCGTTATTGGATGCATAATGGTCTATTAACTATCGATAGCGAGAAGATGGCGAAGTCCCTTGGCAATTTCATATCCATCCAGGATTTCATGAAGAAATATAAAGACGCGGATTATCTGAAGCTGTTATTCCTGAATACGCACTACCGCCATCCCGTCGACTACACCGAAGAAAAGATAGGCGAGATGAAGGCCCAGAAGGAAAGGTTCGCCATTCTTTTTGATAAGATCGACAGGATCGCGAAAGCGGCCCCGGGCCTCCGGGATGCGGCAACCCGGGCTGCGGGCGAGGGGGATGAATTCAGGAAGAAATTCGATGAGGCCATGGACGATGATTTCAATACGCCTCTTGCGCTCGCGTCGCTATTCGACATCGTGACATCCGCTAATAAATTGATGCAGGATAAAGACGATTTCACCCGGGGCGAGATAGAAGAATTATTGGCCATCAAGAAACTCATAGCGGACCTTGGCGCTGTGCTCGCGCTCGATCTCGAAAAAGACCTCACCAGACAAGACGTCGACGAGGCTAAGATCCTTCGGCTCATCGAAGAGAGAAATACCGCCCGGGATAATAGAGATTTTAAGACCGCGGATCATATACGAAAGAAGTTATCGGAAGAGATGGGCGTTATTCTCGAGGATGAAAAAGGCGGCACCGTATGGCGAAGAAGAACTTAAAGCGCGGAATATTTATAACGTTCGAGGGCATAGAGGGCTGCGGCAAGAGCACGCAGTCGAAATTGCTTTACGACAGCTTAAAGGCCGCCGGATATGCTTGCGTATATACACGCGAGCCTGGAGGGACATCTCTCGGTGAAAAGATACGGGAGATTATTTTACATTCGGACGGCATAAAGATATCGGACCTGTCCGAGCTCTTTCTCTTCGAGGCCGCGCGCTCTCAAATAGTAAAAGAGGTAATATCTCCTGCTCGTAAAGCGAATAAGATAGTCATCTGCGACCGTTTCAGCGATGCCACATTCAGCTACCAGGGCTATGGCGGGAAGATTCCGATAGAGATAATAAAAATTCTGGACCATGTCGCGACAGCCGGGCTAAAACCTGATCTTACGATACTTCTTGACGTGGATACGCTGACGGGCCTCGAGCGCGCCAAGCGGAAAGGCACCGACAGGATGGAGAAGAAAGATATTGCTTACCATAAGAGGGTGCGCTCCGGCTACCTGGACCTTGCCCGTCGTTATCATAAAAGAATAAAGGTTATCAGGACCTCCGGTACTATTGAAATGACCCGGCGTGCGGTGGCCTTGGAGGTGAAGCATGTCATTTAATCCACACGTGACCGAAGGGAGGAAGCCCCGCGGGGGCTTCACAGATATAAGAGGCCATGACGCGGCAATATCTTTTCTTAAAAGATCCGCCTGTAGCGGAAGGTTAGCGAACGCCTATATTTTCTGCGGTCCCGGCGGCATAGGCAAAAAGCTCACGGCACTCAATTTTGCGAAGATGGTGAATTGCCTGGAACCGAATGAAGGACTGGGGTGCGACAACTGCTCTTCCTGTAAAAAGATAGACTCGTTTAATCATCCGGATGTGCATTTAGTGGCCCCGGACAAGAAAGGCGCGTCGGTAAAGATAGACAACATCAGGGCTATCATAAAAGATATCGGTTTAAAATCGTATGAAGCGAAGACGAAATTTTATATAGTAGACTCGGCCGACAGCCTTACCGAGGAAGCGGCTAACGCGCTCTTAAAAACACTCGAAGAGCCTTCCGGCGATTCAACGCTTATCCTGATAACGGAAAACCCCAGACGGCTGGCTCCGACCATAAGATCGCGTTGTCAGTTCGTGAAGTTTCTTCCGCTCGATGCGGCGACCGTCGAAGAGATATTGGCTGTATCGCATAATGTGGATAGGGTGAAGGCGCGTGTGCTCGCGAAGATCTCCTGCGGTAGAGTCAGCGAAGCGCTTGAGTTGAACGATGAAGACTACTTTAATAAAAGAGAACATATAATAAAAACGCTCTTATCCAGAACTTTGTCGGATCTGGAGTTCGACAAGGTATCCAAGGTTGATATGAAGGCTATCCTGAACATAATGCTGACATGGTATCGTGACATACTGGCGGCAAAAGCTGGCGGCCAAGATTTTGTGAATATTGACAAAAGAGATCTCGTTTTAATCGAGGCGGGTAAAACAGGTTTCGAGAAATTGGATAATCTCTTAAAAGGCATAATTTCGACTCAAGGTTATTTAGATCAGAACGCTAATCCCAAGCTTGCCATGACGGCGCTGGGATTGATGTTGTAAGGAGCACATATGCATGAAGTGATACAGGTAAAATTAAGAGAGTCCGGTAAGATCACATATTTCTCTACGGGTGGGGTGATTTTTAAGGCCGGCGATTACGTTATAGTCGAAGCCGACAGGGGGCTTGATTACGGGCAGGTATTGTCAGAGACCGAGGCGATCGTCGATTCCGATCTCGAAGAGCCTTTGCGAAAAATTATACGTAAAGCAAACCCGTGGGACATGAACCAGGTCGACAAGAACAAGAAGAAGATAAGAGAGGTCATGGAATCCTGTTCCAAAAAGATAAAGGACAGGAAGCTCGCAATGAAGCTGATCTACGCCGAGTTCTCCTTCGACCGCTCAAAGATAGTCTTCTATTTCACCTCAGAGGGAAGGGTCGATTTTAGGGATCTGGTGAAGGACCTCGCAAGCGCTTTTAAGACCAGGATAGAGCTTAAGCAGATAGGCGTGAGGGACGAGGCGAAGATGCTGGGAGGCCTGGGCCCATGCGGAAGGGCGCTCTGCTGCGCGACTCATCTTAAAGATTTTGAGCCCGTGACCATAAAGATGGCGAAGGAGCAGAACCTGCCGCTCAACCCGACTAAGATATCGGGCCTCTGCGGACGGCTCATGTGCTGCCTCGGATACGAGTATAGTACGTATAAAGACCTGATGAAGGGCCTTCCACGAGAAGGAGAGATGATAAAAACTCCGAAGGGTAACGGCAAAGTGATAAGCATAAATGCGTTAAGACGCGCCGCGATGGTAGAGCTTGAGGATGGAAGCCAGATAGAAGTGCCATACAATAAATAAACTCCAGGGATAAGATGTCTAAAAAATACTACATAACCACTCCGCTTTACTATGTAAATTCCAAACCGCACATAGGGCACTCCTACACTCAGGTAGCCTGCGATACGCTGGCGAGATTCCTGCGCCAGAGCGCGCGCGACGTATTCTTTATGACCGGCACCGATGAGCATGGCGAGAAGATCGAGAAAGCCACGATCGCCGCAGGCCTTAAAGAAGGCGAAGAACAGAAATTCGTAGATGGGATCGTCCCCGTATTTAAGGGTCTCTGGGAAAAGCTTAATATCAAATACGATTACTTTATCCGCACCACAGACGCCTATCACATAAATACGGTACAGTCTTTCCTCGATAGGCTGTACAAGGACGGGAAGATATATAAGAAGGATTATAAGGGATGGTTTTGCACGCCCTGCGAGACTTTCTGGACCCATACCCAGAGTCCCGACGGTATCTGCCCCGACTGCAAGCGTCCGCTCGAGAAACTCGATGAGTCAAATTATTTCCTTAAGACATCGGAGCATCAGAAGTGGCTCATTGATCATATAAATAATAATCCCGGCTTTATAAAACCCGACTTCCGGAAGAATGAAGTGCTGGGATTTCTTAAGAATGAGGAACTCATGGATCTGTGCGTCACCAGGCCGAAGGCGAGGATGAGCTGGGGCATAGAGGTGCCTTTCGACAAAGACTATGTCACATATGTATGGTTCGACGCGCTCATCAATTACGTATCCGGGATAGGCTATCCGCACGACATGGAAAGGTTTGTGCAGATGTGGCCCGCCGATGTCCATGTAATAGGCAAAGATATACTGAGGCATCATGCTGTATACTGGACGATAATGCTGCATGCGCTCGGTCTAGAGTTGCCGAAGACGATATTCGCGCACGGGTGGTGGGTAATAAAGGGCGAGAAGATGTCGAAGTCGAAAGGTAATGTCGTAGATCCGATCGATATCGTTTCGCGGTTCGGAGTGGATCCGTACAGGTATTTTCTTTTGAGAGAAGTGCAATTCGGAATGGACGGGACATTCAGCGAAGAGGCACTCATCACCAGATATAACAGCGATCTTGCCAATGACATCGGGAATTTACTTAGCAGGACTCTCACAATGGCGGATAAATATTTTGCGGGCGTTGTCCCTGACGTATCAAATATAAAAATTAATAATTCCGCAGCCGAAGAGATAAGGACCAAAGCGATACAAGCTGCTCACGAAATGGAGAACTTGATTCCGAATTTCGATTTCGCCACCGCTCTGGCCAGGATATGGGAAGTGATAGGCTTATCTAATAAATTTATTGAGAATTCAAAGCCCTGGACACTTGCAAAAGAGAAGAAAGAGGACGAACTGGCGCTGGTGATCTACACGCTTTTGGAGGCGTTAAGAATAGTGGCCATAGAGATATATCCGTTTATGCCCGAAACCTCGGAAAAGATGCTCACGCAATTAGGGGTGAAAGAGAAAGCCGATAATCTATTTTCTAACGCAAAAATCTGGGGCAAACTTGCCAGTGGTATAAAAGTCAGCAAGTCCGGCCCACTCTTTCCGCGTATCAATACTAAGCATGATTAGTAGGAAAAAATAGGGACTGTCCCCAGACCGTAATCTAAGCGAGGTGGGGACTGTCCCATTTTTTCCAAGCAATCTTCTTCTAGCTATTGACATTCTGGTATTATATGATATACTTAAGTTAGGATAAAGGTTGTTATAAGTGTGTGTTTTTATGCAGTATCCCGCCTTAAATAAATAAATCAAAACGATTAACCAAAGGGGTTAGTGTAGCTATAATAACGTTTAACATGCTCAGGGTTTATTCATGTTAAGCGCTAAAAAAGATAGCTATGCTTCTATTGACTTAACCACTCCATATGCTATACTGAATACTATGTATATCTTCAAAATGCAGTATAGTATTCTATTTAGAGCTATAGCGCTATTTGTCGCATGTTTATTCCTGGCCAATGATATAAGTTGGGCTGTTCCTTCCAGTTATTCAAATTATTTAGAAACTACTACCACTCTTGCCGTAGAATCCAGGCTCAAACCTTTCTTCGAAAAACACGGTTTAGATTTCCAGAATATGTTTAGCGTATATTGTGTAACTGCTGAACTGCGAAACCTGATCATGAAGAGAGAAGTAAGAGATAGCGATATTGTAAGGCTGAACAGGAATTTACCCCAAGATGAAATCCAGATAGAAAGAGAAACCGTAAAATCCAAATTCATTAAAGCCGCTTCCTTTGAGTCTACCGGAAAAGATTACAAATACGCTATCCTCAATTTTAAAAAATCCGGAAAGCGGATTAAAATGGCATTTGTCGACAGTAAACTCGAAAGCAGTGAGCGATTAGAGCTCGGGATCAAAACCGAAAATGATATAGATCATTTTTCTAGTCCAGGCCTTGAGGGAGTCTGGTTTATTAATATTAAGCCTTCATCGAACTTCGGTTCTGGAAATGCAGCGCAGACCATTTATGAAATGCTATCTTCTTACGGTGATAAAGAAGACATTCTGTCTGATCATGGCAAGAGGGTGCTTGCCTGTATACGAGACGGCTCTGTTTCATCTGATATTCTAGGTTTTGATATCAATAAGCTTCGCGGCTCAACGTTGCCGCAGGCCATCGAGCAGTTGGTCTTGCCGGTGGAACATGGTGGCTTAAATAACGGCAAAAACTCTTTCTTCATATCGCCCGAAGAATATCTTGAAAAGAACCCACAATGGGCGTCTTCAAGATTTTCAATCTTCCCCAAATCGATTCGATTGGTAAAAGGTTGTAATAATGATTGCCTCTTTTGCCTGGCTGAGGGACGTAGATCTGTTCAGTCTCTACCTTACCCGATTGCCGCACAGCGCATTCTACGAACACATTTTAAAAGGGATGGTATGAGAGGTCGAGCAAGAGCTGTAGCCTATTACCACGGAGATGAGGATATTTTTCACTATATCGATAAAATATGCGGCGCCAATATAGCTGACCTGATCTCCTTTGAGCAAAAATTCCCGAGTCCAGTCCGATTTTATACCGAAATGTACACGGCGGGATATTCTCCGTTCGACCCTTCGATGGCGTATGTTAAAGATGCGATCGGACAATTACGGGGACAGAAGATCAATGAAAGAACGTACAGAATCTTTATCACATATCATCTATTCAGGCCTGAAATCGAAGAAGCGATTCTGCAAAAGGACAAAGGTAAGTTAATAAGGGCCGTGAGGGCGTATATGCGGATGTATAAAGAACTTTTTCTTTGCCAGCCCGGCCTGGAAGTATTGAATAGATCGGCTCTCGAAGAAGATGCGAACTCTTCAAGGGTCATAAAGACGATCGCCGCGATACAGGCTCAGGTGCTGAAGCATCTGAAGAATGAAGATGAGACTAAAGAAGCATCTCCGGTATTCTATGATAGATGTATTAATTGGACGCGAGGCCATAAAGCGAAATCCGAGTTTGAGCGCCTGCGTAAAGCCGAATCCGAAGATCCTGAACTGACCGCCTTTTTAGATAGTTTGGTTATCGAAGAAATTGTGGCAGGATGGGGCGCCCCGCCGAACGCCGGCCCTGAAAGCCCAGCACAGAAAGGTATGTCCACACACGACACGCCCTCTATAGATACTGGTAAGCTTATTGAGGCAAACGAAGCGTTATCAAGAGTTGAAAATTACCTCAGATCCGATAAAATTGTTATTTTTGGGGATATGCATCGCGGAGAACTAAAGCCACAGGATGATGAAGTTTGGGATCGCGAACTTTTTCTCGATTATGTTGAACAGATGGGAAAGCTCTCGATGAATTTTTCGGTTGCGCTGGAGTTACCTTATCAACTCGAAGATAAACTTAACGATCCTTCCGTTTCAGTAGAAGAATTTCTGGATGAATACTATAAAC encodes the following:
- the ispF gene encoding 2-C-methyl-D-erythritol 2,4-cyclodiphosphate synthase; translated protein: MRVGIGYDIHRLVEERKLFLGGVEIPYIKGLLGYSDGDVVMHAIADAMLGALALGDIGQHFPNTDPKYKGISSGELVKKVLIMVKEKNFVVNNVDTMILAEEPKVFPFRDRMVEVLSAVLGVAKDRINIKATTAEGVGAIGKGEAISAYAVVTLEEKE
- the cysE gene encoding serine O-acetyltransferase gives rise to the protein MAISFRGEIKAVFDRDPAAVNFLEVLLTYSGLHAIIFYRIAHSLRRFKIPFFPRWLSQVGKFFTGIEIHPGAEIGSGFFIDHGMGVVIGETTVIGDNVLLYQGVTLGGTGLQKGKRHPTIGNNVVIGAGAKVLGNITIGDSSYIGANAVVIRDVPPNSTVVGVPGRVTKQDGKKLDVSLDHMHVLDPILQEIDELKKKIETLEKRGD
- the cysS gene encoding cysteine--tRNA ligase; amino-acid sequence: MKVYNSLTRKKEELVTIAKDKVGIYVCGPTVYDEPHIGHARSAYIFDVIRRYLKHKGYQVKFVRNVTDVDDKIINKAKEAVSHQPSAFSLVEASKEVSKKYLDSYHRDMDLLGIGHPDKEPKATEYIPKMIRFIENLIEREAAYIADGDVYFDIKKAKDYGKLSNQNIEKMETGARILPGEKKKDGLDFALWKSAKEGEPCWDSPWGKGRPGWHIECSVMSSDILGDEFDIHGGGIDLIFPHHENEVAQSEGAGKAFARYWMHNGLLTIDSEKMAKSLGNFISIQDFMKKYKDADYLKLLFLNTHYRHPVDYTEEKIGEMKAQKERFAILFDKIDRIAKAAPGLRDAATRAAGEGDEFRKKFDEAMDDDFNTPLALASLFDIVTSANKLMQDKDDFTRGEIEELLAIKKLIADLGAVLALDLEKDLTRQDVDEAKILRLIEERNTARDNRDFKTADHIRKKLSEEMGVILEDEKGGTVWRRRT
- the tmk gene encoding dTMP kinase, which gives rise to MAKKNLKRGIFITFEGIEGCGKSTQSKLLYDSLKAAGYACVYTREPGGTSLGEKIREIILHSDGIKISDLSELFLFEAARSQIVKEVISPARKANKIVICDRFSDATFSYQGYGGKIPIEIIKILDHVATAGLKPDLTILLDVDTLTGLERAKRKGTDRMEKKDIAYHKRVRSGYLDLARRYHKRIKVIRTSGTIEMTRRAVALEVKHVI
- the holB gene encoding DNA polymerase III subunit delta', coding for MSFNPHVTEGRKPRGGFTDIRGHDAAISFLKRSACSGRLANAYIFCGPGGIGKKLTALNFAKMVNCLEPNEGLGCDNCSSCKKIDSFNHPDVHLVAPDKKGASVKIDNIRAIIKDIGLKSYEAKTKFYIVDSADSLTEEAANALLKTLEEPSGDSTLILITENPRRLAPTIRSRCQFVKFLPLDAATVEEILAVSHNVDRVKARVLAKISCGRVSEALELNDEDYFNKREHIIKTLLSRTLSDLEFDKVSKVDMKAILNIMLTWYRDILAAKAGGQDFVNIDKRDLVLIEAGKTGFEKLDNLLKGIISTQGYLDQNANPKLAMTALGLML
- a CDS encoding stage 0 sporulation family protein, which gives rise to MHEVIQVKLRESGKITYFSTGGVIFKAGDYVIVEADRGLDYGQVLSETEAIVDSDLEEPLRKIIRKANPWDMNQVDKNKKKIREVMESCSKKIKDRKLAMKLIYAEFSFDRSKIVFYFTSEGRVDFRDLVKDLASAFKTRIELKQIGVRDEAKMLGGLGPCGRALCCATHLKDFEPVTIKMAKEQNLPLNPTKISGLCGRLMCCLGYEYSTYKDLMKGLPREGEMIKTPKGNGKVISINALRRAAMVELEDGSQIEVPYNK
- the metG gene encoding methionine--tRNA ligase encodes the protein MSKKYYITTPLYYVNSKPHIGHSYTQVACDTLARFLRQSARDVFFMTGTDEHGEKIEKATIAAGLKEGEEQKFVDGIVPVFKGLWEKLNIKYDYFIRTTDAYHINTVQSFLDRLYKDGKIYKKDYKGWFCTPCETFWTHTQSPDGICPDCKRPLEKLDESNYFLKTSEHQKWLIDHINNNPGFIKPDFRKNEVLGFLKNEELMDLCVTRPKARMSWGIEVPFDKDYVTYVWFDALINYVSGIGYPHDMERFVQMWPADVHVIGKDILRHHAVYWTIMLHALGLELPKTIFAHGWWVIKGEKMSKSKGNVVDPIDIVSRFGVDPYRYFLLREVQFGMDGTFSEEALITRYNSDLANDIGNLLSRTLTMADKYFAGVVPDVSNIKINNSAAEEIRTKAIQAAHEMENLIPNFDFATALARIWEVIGLSNKFIENSKPWTLAKEKKEDELALVIYTLLEALRIVAIEIYPFMPETSEKMLTQLGVKEKADNLFSNAKIWGKLASGIKVSKSGPLFPRINTKHD